The Chlorocebus sabaeus isolate Y175 chromosome 6, mChlSab1.0.hap1, whole genome shotgun sequence genome has a segment encoding these proteins:
- the CCL25 gene encoding C-C motif chemokine 25 isoform X1 has product MNLWLLACLVAGFLGAWAPTVHTQGVFEDCCLAYHYPIGWAVLRHAWTYRIQEVSGSCNLPAAIFYLPKRHRKVCGNPKNKEVQRAMKLLDARNKIFAKFRHNTQTFQAGPHAAKKLSSANSKLPSSKFSNPINSSKRNASLLTSANSGL; this is encoded by the exons ATGAACCTGTGGCTCCTGGCTTGCCTGGTGGCCGGCTTCCTGGGAGCCTGGGCCCCCACTGTCCACACCCAAG GTGTCTTTGAGGACTGCTGCCTGGCCTACCACTACCCCATTGGGTGGGCTGTGCTCCGGCACGCCTGGACTTATCGGATCCAGGAGGTGAGCGGGAGCTGCAATCTGCCTGCTGCAAT ATTCTACCTCCCCAAGAGACACAGGAAGGTGTGTGGGAACCCCAAGAACAAGGAGGTGCAGAGAGCCATGAAGCTCCTGGATGCTCGCAATAAGATTTTTGCAAAGTTCCGCCACAATACGCAGACCTTCCAAG CAGGCCCTCATGCTGCAAAGAAGTTGAGTTCTGCAAACTCCAAACTACCATCGTCTAAGTTTAGCAACCCCATCAACAGCAGCAAGAGGAATGCCTCCCTCCTGACATCAGCTAATTCAG GACTGTGA
- the CCL25 gene encoding C-C motif chemokine 25 isoform X2, whose amino-acid sequence MNLWLLACLVAGFLGAWAPTVHTQGVFEDCCLAYHYPIGWAVLRHAWTYRIQEVSGSCNLPAAIFYLPKRHRKVCGNPKNKEVQRAMKLLDARNKIFAKFRHNTQTFQGPHAAKKLSSANSKLPSSKFSNPINSSKRNASLLTSANSGL is encoded by the exons ATGAACCTGTGGCTCCTGGCTTGCCTGGTGGCCGGCTTCCTGGGAGCCTGGGCCCCCACTGTCCACACCCAAG GTGTCTTTGAGGACTGCTGCCTGGCCTACCACTACCCCATTGGGTGGGCTGTGCTCCGGCACGCCTGGACTTATCGGATCCAGGAGGTGAGCGGGAGCTGCAATCTGCCTGCTGCAAT ATTCTACCTCCCCAAGAGACACAGGAAGGTGTGTGGGAACCCCAAGAACAAGGAGGTGCAGAGAGCCATGAAGCTCCTGGATGCTCGCAATAAGATTTTTGCAAAGTTCCGCCACAATACGCAGACCTTCCAAG GCCCTCATGCTGCAAAGAAGTTGAGTTCTGCAAACTCCAAACTACCATCGTCTAAGTTTAGCAACCCCATCAACAGCAGCAAGAGGAATGCCTCCCTCCTGACATCAGCTAATTCAG GACTGTGA